The following are from one region of the Candidatus Binataceae bacterium genome:
- a CDS encoding DUF2231 domain-containing protein, whose protein sequence is MVGDLLGGAANLFSFPGAQHLQNIHPLIVHFPIALLFAAALMYWLGFLARREAWLWTGLWTLVLATLGAAAAVATGLYSAPGVMLAPSVKTALLVYHKRIMIAVLILSAALTMWAAAARPMPARGRGAFLALLLLAAALIAKGADYGGRMVYDYNAGGYACGQPIEFSH, encoded by the coding sequence GTGGTAGGCGACCTGCTGGGCGGCGCGGCGAATCTGTTTTCGTTTCCCGGCGCGCAGCATCTGCAGAACATCCACCCGCTGATCGTCCATTTCCCGATCGCGCTGCTGTTCGCCGCCGCCCTGATGTACTGGCTGGGATTCCTTGCGCGCCGCGAAGCATGGCTCTGGACCGGCCTCTGGACGCTCGTTCTCGCGACGCTCGGCGCGGCGGCCGCGGTGGCGACCGGACTTTACTCCGCGCCGGGCGTGATGCTGGCGCCCTCGGTCAAGACCGCGCTACTCGTGTACCATAAGCGGATAATGATCGCGGTGCTCATCCTGAGCGCGGCGCTCACGATGTGGGCGGCGGCGGCGCGGCCGATGCCGGCGCGCGGACGCGGGGCGTTCCTGGCGCTGCTGCTGCTGGCGGCGGCGCTTATCGCCAAGGGCGCGGACTATGGCGGACGGATGGTTTACGACTACAACGCCGGCGGCTATGCCTGTGGACAGCCGATCGAGTTCAGCCATTAG